A region of Acipenser ruthenus chromosome 51, fAciRut3.2 maternal haplotype, whole genome shotgun sequence DNA encodes the following proteins:
- the LOC131722747 gene encoding high affinity immunoglobulin gamma Fc receptor I-like, whose amino-acid sequence MQACEVAALILLTVVSCSRQYEELPQTTLTLEPPFPEIFTGETVTLRCGVEGGSAGWKYLWYKDSEDTPVLQTAGRSITGDSYTITAAAVSDQGQYCCQGQRGDQPLYSQLSDEVTVTVSEGHPLAVLTLQPAWAQIFTGETVTLSCEVEGGSAGWRFKQYRDGREEAGCSDQYSSRYGDSCTISYAQNSHNGVYWCESASGQERSNAINLTVSYKRVSLQTPPQPVFEGDTLTLRCLIRDGYKATRVIYYKDNKELQSQADTELSVDRVSKSDEGSYKCTAQWSSSTYSGDSAEVRVTVRALFSRMTLTASPGATVKEGEALNLTCEAAVNKTPRPELHYTIVRDGEPVTNSTDSALYSIASTEKSHTGSYTCAVESQGVKKSSQELHIEVQTSWHSAVAIGYRVSFTLIHFIVFTLLLLQYCRIQGETPSQCTHFTWPVTAHMQASS is encoded by the exons atgcaggcttgtgaagtcgctgcactgatat tgctgactgtagtgagctgctccagacagtatgaag AGCTGCCCCAGACTACACTCACCCTGGAGCCTCCATTCCCAGAGATATTCACCGGGGAGacagtcactctgaggtgtggggttgaggggggttctgctggctggaaatatctctggtacaaagacagtgaggacactccggtgctccagactgctggccgcagtataactggtgacagctacacaatcactgcagctgctgtatctgaccagggccagtactgctGTCAAGGACAAAGAGGAGATCAGCCACTCTACTCACAGCTCAGTGATGAAGTGACagtaactgtgtctg AGGGTCATCCTCTTGCTGTCCTGACCCTGCAGCCTGCCTGGGCACAGATATTCACAGGAGAgacagtcaccctgagctgtgaggtggaggggggctctgctggctggaggtttaaacagtacagagatggacgtgaagaggcagggtgcagtgatcaATACAGCAGTAGATATGGGGACAGCTGCACAATCAGTTACGCTCAGAATTCCCACAATGGAGTGTACTGGTGTGAGTCTGCATCAGGACAGGAGCGCAGTAATGCTATCAACTTAACTGTGTCAT ataaACGAGTGAGCCTGCAGACTCCCccccagcctgtgtttgagggagaCACTCTGACTCTGAGGTGTCTTATCCGTGATGGTTATAAAGCTACCAGggttatatattataaagataatAAAGAGTTACAGTCCCAGGCTGACACAGAGCTGAGTGTGGATCGTGTTTCAAAGAGTGACGAGGGGTCCTACAAGTGCACAGCGCAGTGGAGCTCCTCCACTTACTctggtgactctgcagaggtgcgggtgacagtgagag ctctgttctccaggatgactctgacagcatctccaggagccacagtgaaggagggagaggctcttaacctgacctgtgaggcagcagtgaacaaaaccccccgccctgaactccactacaccattgtgagagacggggagcctgtgactaacagcactgactctgcactgtacagcatagccagcactgagaagagccacactgggagctacacgtgtgctgtggagtcacagggagtgaagaagagcagccaggagctacacattgaagTGCAAA cgtcctggcacagcgctgttgctattggctacagagtgagcttcactctgattcatttcattgtgtttactctgctgctccttcaatactgcaggatccaaggtgagactcccagtcagtgcacacatttcacctggcctgtcacagcacacatgcaggcttCTTCTTAA